From a region of the Salinispira pacifica genome:
- a CDS encoding IS1380 family transposase, producing MNYQIDTTTERIFSTGGIALVGKICERIGFATNTSALVHPSVPRSLIGLFCMGRTRFEEIALFRQDTLFKESFQLPYVPAKETLRLYLERIAVQPKLLTEEVDSAVCALLQRSTLSKVYTEHQSYLPIDVDTSPLDNSKSNKEGVSRTYKQYDGYHPIFSYVGTEGYMLNCELREGKQHCQKGTPGFLKESLERLDRSGITGPKLFRLDGGNDSQDTLAQLCGREDVFFIVKRNLRREQREYWLSIAQSEGELSYRDEKKAVYTGFHTGKSSTEDESAMDIIFQVTVRQIGADGNELLFPDIEVETFWTNLSDPPETVLQFYHDHGTSEQFHSELKSDMNVERLPSGKFAVNAAVLQIAMVAFNILRFIGQSALVADDYPVQTKVKRKRLRKVIDDLVRIAVKFVHHGRTVILKLWYRDPWWRCFRKLYEKCCVM from the coding sequence TTGAACTACCAAATTGATACTACCACAGAGCGCATTTTCAGCACAGGTGGCATTGCCCTGGTGGGGAAAATTTGCGAACGGATTGGATTTGCAACCAATACTTCAGCGCTTGTCCACCCGTCAGTTCCCCGATCTTTGATTGGCCTTTTTTGCATGGGGCGCACCCGGTTTGAAGAGATCGCTTTATTCCGCCAGGATACTTTATTCAAAGAAAGCTTTCAGCTCCCCTATGTACCAGCAAAGGAAACTCTGCGCCTTTACCTTGAAAGAATTGCTGTTCAACCCAAGCTTTTGACCGAAGAAGTGGATTCTGCAGTATGTGCTCTTCTTCAACGCTCGACGCTTTCAAAGGTTTACACAGAGCATCAGTCGTATCTTCCAATAGATGTCGACACATCTCCACTGGACAATTCGAAAAGCAACAAGGAAGGGGTGAGTCGAACCTACAAGCAATATGATGGCTACCACCCGATTTTCAGCTATGTAGGGACTGAAGGCTATATGCTCAATTGCGAACTACGGGAAGGAAAACAGCATTGTCAAAAGGGAACCCCGGGCTTTTTGAAGGAGTCATTGGAACGGCTCGACAGGTCGGGCATCACAGGCCCCAAGCTCTTTCGCCTTGATGGAGGAAACGATTCACAAGATACCTTGGCTCAATTGTGCGGACGAGAGGATGTGTTTTTCATAGTGAAGCGGAACCTTCGCCGCGAACAACGAGAATACTGGCTTTCAATCGCCCAATCTGAAGGTGAGTTGAGTTACCGTGATGAGAAAAAAGCCGTCTACACTGGATTTCATACCGGCAAGTCCTCTACCGAGGATGAGTCGGCGATGGATATCATTTTCCAAGTAACCGTCCGTCAGATAGGGGCCGATGGAAATGAACTCCTTTTTCCTGACATTGAAGTGGAGACATTCTGGACTAATCTGAGTGATCCGCCGGAAACGGTGTTACAGTTCTATCATGACCATGGCACGAGTGAGCAATTTCATAGTGAACTCAAAAGCGATATGAATGTCGAACGGCTTCCGTCAGGAAAGTTTGCGGTGAACGCTGCGGTTCTACAGATTGCAATGGTGGCGTTCAATATCCTCCGGTTCATTGGACAATCGGCCCTTGTAGCTGATGACTATCCAGTACAGACGAAGGTAAAGAGAAAGCGACTTCGCAAAGTCATCGATGATCTGGTACGCATTGCTGTAAAGTTCGTACACCATGGGCGTACCGTGATTCTGAAATTATGGTATAGAGACCCATGGTGGCGGTGCTTCCGAAAGCTCTATGAAAAATGCTGTGTAATGTGA
- a CDS encoding PQQ-binding-like beta-propeller repeat protein codes for MLQNIQTNIRETLSTLNEQAPALEPISEEQRELLEKTERRNFIRIFGAETAEASDPGVLIPVVISASPAGSVIFIDGERRGVNSLSLLSDPGSEIRIEVRADGFESFVQDLMLGDEQGISLNVSLESSPQATDTGASDDSDSPANPEQDSENADTDETAGETTGGQQAATDDPEETPETEAAQETARTANVGDAPGESSGENNEPLALGALQIKVSDSPISTALVSDGVRVYAADQNGTVYALDSEGRLIWRTPTGNRSNNRNLLVVSQNDLYFQGTEELLLLSARDGSIIARRNLGDASASRLGRHPALRGEQVFIPTDNGYLRFRTGSLDRIDVTDPLFAERRSTQSNFRATPAFWQDEVILVDTEGTIFRYDPRRGRIIAGMESGLREITGMQPLVTGNRVFLADSRGNIVAVALPELEVLWRSSMEGGVFFQPVWTPLGIFAYSREARLVKRFDARSGENTENWGNVSAPPFWLEGFILIPNSTGGLDVANLELNWIHANIPFPDIISARPVRLENRIFLGSRRGNIYVLNIPRIIEEARANPRP; via the coding sequence GTGCTCCAGAACATTCAAACGAATATCCGGGAAACTCTCAGCACCTTGAACGAGCAGGCTCCAGCGTTAGAACCCATTTCTGAAGAGCAACGGGAATTGCTGGAGAAAACTGAGAGGAGGAATTTCATCCGAATCTTCGGAGCTGAAACCGCGGAAGCATCTGATCCCGGGGTTCTCATCCCCGTCGTGATCAGCGCCAGTCCGGCAGGATCCGTGATTTTCATCGACGGAGAACGCCGTGGGGTCAATTCGCTTTCCCTCCTGAGCGATCCCGGATCAGAAATCAGGATTGAGGTTCGTGCGGATGGTTTCGAATCCTTTGTTCAGGATCTGATGCTTGGGGATGAACAGGGGATTTCGCTGAATGTCAGCCTTGAGTCATCACCTCAAGCTACGGATACCGGCGCATCCGATGATTCCGACAGTCCCGCGAATCCCGAACAGGACTCGGAGAATGCCGACACGGATGAAACCGCAGGGGAGACTACGGGTGGGCAGCAGGCAGCAACTGACGACCCAGAGGAAACGCCGGAAACTGAGGCCGCGCAGGAAACAGCGCGAACGGCGAATGTCGGAGATGCTCCGGGAGAATCATCAGGGGAAAACAATGAACCGTTGGCCCTCGGTGCGCTTCAAATCAAAGTCAGCGATTCGCCAATCAGCACCGCCCTGGTAAGCGACGGAGTTCGGGTGTATGCCGCGGATCAAAATGGAACCGTCTATGCCCTGGACAGCGAGGGACGCTTGATTTGGCGGACTCCAACCGGAAACCGCTCGAACAACCGAAACCTCCTGGTGGTTTCCCAAAATGATTTGTATTTCCAGGGAACCGAGGAACTGCTGCTGTTATCGGCGCGGGATGGGAGCATCATCGCCCGCAGGAATCTGGGCGACGCGTCCGCGTCGCGGCTTGGCCGCCATCCCGCACTTCGGGGGGAACAGGTATTTATCCCAACAGACAACGGATATCTGCGCTTCAGAACCGGAAGCCTCGATCGGATCGATGTGACCGATCCTTTGTTTGCCGAAAGACGGAGCACCCAATCGAACTTTCGCGCCACCCCGGCTTTCTGGCAGGACGAGGTGATCCTGGTCGATACAGAGGGAACAATTTTCCGCTACGATCCCCGGCGGGGACGCATTATCGCCGGCATGGAATCTGGTCTTCGGGAAATTACGGGGATGCAGCCCTTGGTAACTGGAAACCGCGTATTTCTGGCCGATTCCCGGGGAAATATCGTCGCCGTAGCCCTGCCCGAGTTGGAGGTTCTCTGGAGAAGTTCCATGGAGGGCGGCGTGTTTTTCCAGCCGGTATGGACTCCCCTCGGCATCTTCGCATATAGCCGGGAAGCCCGGTTGGTCAAACGCTTCGATGCGCGCAGCGGTGAAAATACCGAGAATTGGGGAAACGTTTCCGCCCCTCCGTTCTGGCTGGAAGGGTTTATTTTGATACCCAACAGCACCGGCGGCCTTGATGTGGCGAATCTCGAGCTCAACTGGATTCATGCGAATATTCCGTTTCCGGATATCATCAGCGCCAGACCAGTCAGGCTCGAAAACCGAATTTTTCTGGGCTCCAGGCGCGGAAACATATATGTACTGAACATTCCCAGGATCATCGAAGAGGCCAGAGCGAATCCTCGACCCTGA
- a CDS encoding DUF454 family protein, with the protein MSVSRSLLKAMMLILGLIFTAVGVVGVFLPFLPTTPFLLVAAGLFLRSSESLHRKLMNHPKFGPAIRRIQEGKGISLRTKILSSLIAGSMILAFAIWGTDSLHLRIFLGVIIVAKLVTMAVLPTYRPDTDESGERPVRSKAFRIQAPRLLTLLVFAAGSAFVLIQVLFALELGRWSISLIGGVTVFPLALLAYSAIRWVLIMANRFLGGIISRGVRIKTRRRLLAAIAEGGAEAVREKGIGNYQEMLSERIESLDPMYSLFLPQLFIGIISPIAVIAVIMTYDRYTALMLAAVLPVTPLILGLLARNFARVGKQYSRSAAELGAWYVESIRALPTLAVFQRINSYRLRLAKTSGTLKDTTIKLLTVNQLSILLVEVFFSLALVAFATFLGVRRFQSGFLPGAFALAVPFLTIELIRPINLVGAFFFAGAAGRQSKKMIEAEINELERLNRPIRIEASGSPDDNRHAPESIEGSPGLIIRELSFAYPSNPHHRVLDGFSLSLKRGEIIGIRGPSGSGKSTLAKMILGYHRPQRGSIVLDGRELSDLPRNERMSLVGYLPQRPYLFGRTLRENLVMGRPDPGDEVLQSALRAAGLNSFAERGLDSPVGENAAQVSGGERMRLALARVLLSGASYIVLDEPTAEIDGITELGIWQELRRTGAGIIAIAHRKRTLSACDSVVDMPAVARISGVRS; encoded by the coding sequence ATGAGCGTTTCCAGAAGCCTTCTCAAAGCCATGATGCTTATTCTCGGCCTGATATTCACCGCCGTAGGGGTCGTCGGCGTATTCCTGCCCTTCCTCCCGACCACCCCGTTCCTGCTCGTAGCCGCCGGTCTGTTCTTGCGTTCCTCCGAGAGCCTACATCGGAAGCTGATGAATCATCCCAAATTCGGACCGGCGATACGACGGATTCAGGAGGGAAAGGGCATCAGCCTGCGGACCAAAATTCTCAGTTCCCTGATCGCGGGATCCATGATACTGGCATTCGCGATCTGGGGAACCGATAGCCTTCATTTGCGCATTTTTCTCGGCGTGATTATCGTCGCAAAGCTGGTGACCATGGCGGTACTTCCGACGTATCGCCCGGATACTGATGAATCGGGCGAACGCCCCGTGCGGAGCAAAGCGTTTCGGATCCAAGCTCCCCGGTTGTTGACCCTGCTGGTGTTCGCCGCCGGCAGCGCGTTCGTCCTGATCCAGGTACTGTTCGCCCTGGAACTCGGACGATGGAGCATCTCCCTCATCGGGGGGGTGACGGTGTTTCCCCTGGCATTGTTGGCCTATTCGGCGATTCGATGGGTCCTGATCATGGCAAATCGCTTCCTGGGGGGGATAATTTCCCGGGGAGTCAGAATTAAAACCCGACGCCGGCTCCTGGCAGCCATCGCCGAGGGCGGGGCGGAAGCGGTTCGAGAAAAAGGGATCGGGAACTACCAGGAAATGCTCAGCGAACGCATCGAATCCCTCGATCCAATGTACAGTCTGTTCCTCCCCCAGCTTTTTATCGGAATCATTTCACCGATCGCAGTCATCGCGGTGATCATGACCTATGACCGGTATACCGCCTTGATGCTCGCTGCGGTGCTGCCGGTCACCCCCCTTATCCTGGGGCTATTGGCGAGGAATTTCGCCCGGGTCGGGAAGCAGTATTCCCGATCCGCAGCGGAACTCGGCGCATGGTACGTGGAGAGCATCAGGGCGCTTCCCACCCTGGCCGTCTTCCAGCGAATCAACAGTTATCGCTTACGACTGGCCAAAACCAGTGGTACTTTGAAGGATACGACTATCAAACTGCTCACGGTCAACCAACTTTCGATTCTTCTGGTAGAAGTGTTCTTCTCCCTGGCTTTGGTGGCCTTCGCGACATTCCTGGGAGTTCGGCGTTTTCAATCGGGTTTTCTGCCGGGTGCATTCGCCCTGGCCGTCCCCTTCCTGACGATCGAACTGATCCGCCCCATCAATCTCGTGGGGGCGTTTTTCTTTGCCGGAGCCGCAGGGCGCCAGTCGAAAAAAATGATCGAGGCGGAAATTAACGAACTGGAACGGCTAAACCGCCCGATCCGTATTGAAGCGTCAGGTTCCCCCGATGACAACAGACATGCTCCTGAGTCGATTGAAGGCAGTCCGGGTCTGATAATCAGGGAGCTCAGCTTCGCATACCCGTCCAATCCCCATCACCGAGTACTGGATGGTTTTTCCCTTTCGCTGAAACGGGGTGAAATCATCGGTATCCGGGGGCCCAGCGGCTCAGGTAAGAGCACCCTCGCCAAAATGATCCTCGGGTATCACCGTCCCCAACGGGGAAGCATCGTACTGGACGGCAGGGAACTCAGCGATCTGCCCCGAAACGAACGGATGAGCCTGGTGGGTTATCTGCCCCAGCGTCCGTACCTGTTCGGCCGCACTCTCAGGGAGAACTTAGTGATGGGTCGTCCCGATCCGGGAGATGAGGTTCTTCAGAGCGCCTTGAGGGCAGCGGGTCTGAATTCCTTCGCCGAGCGTGGTCTGGATTCGCCCGTCGGAGAAAATGCGGCACAGGTTTCCGGCGGTGAACGAATGCGGCTGGCCCTGGCTCGGGTGCTTCTCAGCGGAGCGAGTTACATCGTTCTGGACGAGCCGACGGCGGAAATCGACGGCATTACCGAACTGGGTATCTGGCAGGAATTGCGGCGCACCGGGGCGGGAATTATCGCCATCGCCCACCGAAAACGGACACTGAGTGCCTGCGATTCAGTGGTCGATATGCCAGCGGTCGCCAGAATAAGCGGGGTACGATCATGA
- a CDS encoding amino acid ABC transporter ATP-binding/permease protein produces MNMPLIRMLAFIRGHIYKIALSSLLRIVNVFAGSALFGLSGYLLADVLISRRQPQSALWISLAVIGILKAAARYAEQISGHNAAFNILDILRQKLFHAFSEKDADSLASSRTGDLAVRAMGDVDLIEIFYAHTLAPALSAVLFILIAAAAAAVLVSPVAAAAVAAMYLCAGIGIPVLFQAASSSAAQRYRGAQAALSADLSESLAGIQDLQAFAAVDAEQARHRRSAEKAYGLNQGLQMLSGFRDVLVDLLLGTSLIVLIFLAARENLLGTDPLSWALVCALAGGFSAILGINRAVDDLPKSRAAAQRILQVLDEPSDSPAWTASSADGDPSGYDISVENLSFSYGNNQGIRDISFRLKQGEHLLITGQTGSGKTTLATAILGLLEPEGGCVRIGGIDVRSIEPSRRFALITAARQNLMLVRGSAMENIELGVPAEGTPVPGHALEIAEIPQLMTELPDGEDTLVSGTDEQISGGQRRRIGLAAALARSARIMVLDEAFAGLDDDLRKRIRGKLLDWARREGISIIELSHDLSDSVDTARIAVLAGGSLIESGSYDELMERRGAFWDMAVL; encoded by the coding sequence ATGAACATGCCGCTGATTCGGATGCTCGCCTTCATCAGAGGCCATATCTACAAAATCGCCCTCAGTTCCCTTTTACGGATCGTCAATGTGTTCGCCGGCTCGGCCCTGTTCGGATTAAGCGGGTACCTGCTTGCCGACGTGCTGATTTCCCGACGTCAGCCCCAGAGTGCCCTCTGGATCTCCCTTGCGGTCATCGGGATTTTAAAAGCCGCCGCCCGATACGCCGAGCAGATCAGTGGGCATAACGCCGCATTCAATATTCTCGACATCCTTCGACAGAAATTATTCCACGCATTCAGCGAGAAAGACGCCGACAGCCTGGCCAGCAGCCGAACCGGAGATCTGGCGGTCAGGGCCATGGGGGACGTGGATCTTATCGAGATTTTCTATGCCCACACGTTGGCTCCGGCCCTGAGCGCGGTACTTTTTATCCTCATCGCCGCAGCGGCAGCCGCAGTTCTTGTGAGTCCGGTTGCCGCCGCCGCAGTGGCCGCCATGTACCTCTGCGCTGGAATCGGCATCCCCGTCTTGTTCCAGGCCGCATCATCTTCGGCGGCACAACGATATCGCGGAGCGCAGGCGGCCCTCAGCGCGGATCTCAGCGAATCGCTGGCGGGCATCCAGGATCTTCAGGCATTCGCCGCCGTTGATGCCGAGCAAGCCCGCCATCGCCGCAGCGCCGAGAAGGCATACGGGCTGAACCAGGGCCTGCAGATGCTCAGCGGTTTTCGGGACGTCCTGGTCGACCTGCTGCTTGGCACATCCCTGATCGTCCTCATTTTTCTGGCAGCCCGGGAAAATCTGCTGGGGACCGATCCTCTCTCCTGGGCCCTGGTCTGCGCGCTGGCCGGCGGATTCAGCGCCATTCTGGGCATCAATCGGGCGGTGGATGACCTGCCCAAAAGCCGGGCCGCAGCGCAACGCATCCTGCAGGTACTGGATGAACCCTCAGATTCCCCTGCCTGGACCGCCTCTTCGGCGGACGGAGACCCCTCGGGATATGATATTTCCGTGGAGAATCTCAGTTTCAGCTACGGCAATAATCAGGGCATTCGGGATATTAGCTTCCGCCTGAAGCAGGGCGAGCACCTGTTGATCACCGGCCAGACCGGTTCGGGTAAGACCACCCTGGCCACCGCCATCCTGGGGCTGCTCGAACCCGAAGGCGGATGCGTTCGCATCGGAGGGATCGATGTGAGATCCATCGAGCCTTCCAGGCGCTTCGCCCTGATCACCGCGGCCCGTCAGAACCTGATGCTGGTTAGGGGAAGCGCCATGGAGAACATCGAGCTCGGCGTCCCCGCCGAAGGGACCCCGGTACCCGGGCATGCGCTGGAAATCGCCGAAATCCCGCAGCTGATGACGGAACTGCCCGATGGGGAAGACACGTTAGTGAGCGGCACCGATGAGCAGATTTCCGGCGGTCAGCGCCGGCGAATCGGACTTGCCGCTGCCCTCGCCCGTTCGGCCAGGATCATGGTACTCGATGAAGCCTTCGCCGGGCTTGATGACGATTTGAGGAAGCGGATCCGCGGCAAGCTCCTGGACTGGGCCCGCAGAGAAGGAATCAGCATCATAGAGCTCTCCCACGATCTGAGCGACAGTGTGGATACCGCTCGGATCGCCGTACTGGCCGGCGGCTCGCTGATCGAATCAGGCAGCTATGATGAGCTGATGGAGCGCCGAGGCGCATTCTGGGATATGGCGGTGTTATAG
- a CDS encoding histidine phosphatase family protein — MLHLLRHPPADVSPGVCYGRLDVPLIPGWESSADELAKQISMLPYITTNGLRAIYCSPSRRCAVPAAYLAARLEIAHICDEHLREMDFGDWEGRTYEDLWRDEPAYRHWTENWQSAQIPGGESLPMVNKRVWKFITALPEGPALLLTHAGVIRLVWAQTLAESLEHAMSRSVPFFELMDQIPVKH, encoded by the coding sequence ATGCTGCATCTTCTTCGCCATCCTCCGGCAGACGTCTCTCCGGGAGTCTGTTACGGGCGGCTGGATGTGCCGCTGATCCCGGGTTGGGAATCCAGCGCAGACGAATTGGCAAAGCAAATTTCGATGCTGCCATATATAACTACGAATGGATTGCGAGCAATATATTGCAGCCCTTCTCGCCGGTGCGCAGTACCGGCAGCTTACCTCGCCGCCCGTCTTGAAATTGCGCACATTTGCGACGAGCATCTGCGCGAGATGGATTTCGGGGACTGGGAAGGCCGGACGTATGAGGATTTGTGGCGTGATGAGCCGGCGTACCGACACTGGACTGAAAACTGGCAGAGCGCTCAGATACCTGGAGGCGAATCCCTTCCGATGGTGAACAAGCGGGTGTGGAAATTTATCACCGCGCTTCCCGAGGGACCGGCGCTGCTGCTCACCCACGCCGGGGTAATCCGGCTGGTCTGGGCGCAGACATTGGCAGAGTCCTTGGAACATGCCATGAGTCGATCCGTGCCGTTTTTTGAACTGATGGATCAGATACCCGTAAAGCACTAA
- a CDS encoding adenosylcobinamide-GDP ribazoletransferase, which yields MIRLLRIALMFYTRIPAGKNLPGDEQDLNRATGFLPGIGLIVGGLSAGAFVVSSLLLPHGPSVVIALIAGVLATGAFHEDGFADTCDGLGGGWSVSDRLRIMKDSRVGSYALTGLILLFLLKYALLSSLAPMLLPFSLMSSHIAARLLPLMLIRQLPYVRVDELSKAKPVSKGISPLILMAGCFSAAVMVAGLYLVFRPGNPWLILIPALPLAVSPIIAAYYRRMLGGYTGDLLGAAEQLGEVAILAAIAAMAAL from the coding sequence ATGATACGACTCCTGCGGATCGCCTTGATGTTCTATACCCGCATTCCCGCCGGAAAGAACCTGCCGGGGGATGAGCAAGACCTCAACAGGGCCACCGGTTTTTTGCCAGGTATCGGCCTCATCGTCGGGGGATTGTCCGCCGGAGCATTCGTAGTTTCTTCGCTGCTGCTCCCCCACGGACCATCGGTGGTTATCGCCCTGATTGCCGGCGTACTGGCCACCGGCGCTTTCCACGAAGACGGCTTCGCCGATACCTGCGACGGCCTGGGGGGCGGCTGGAGCGTGAGCGACAGACTACGGATCATGAAGGACAGTCGGGTCGGGTCCTATGCGCTCACCGGACTTATTCTCTTATTCCTGCTGAAATATGCGCTGTTGTCTTCATTGGCCCCGATGTTGCTCCCATTCTCCCTGATGAGCAGCCACATTGCTGCCAGGCTGCTGCCGTTAATGCTTATTCGCCAGCTACCCTATGTCCGGGTCGATGAACTCAGCAAGGCCAAACCGGTATCCAAGGGCATCAGCCCTCTGATCCTTATGGCTGGATGTTTTTCCGCTGCCGTCATGGTGGCGGGGCTTTACCTGGTGTTTCGGCCGGGAAATCCCTGGCTCATTCTGATCCCGGCCCTGCCGCTCGCTGTCTCGCCGATCATCGCCGCCTATTACCGGCGGATGCTGGGGGGATATACCGGTGACCTGTTAGGCGCAGCGGAGCAGTTGGGTGAAGTCGCCATCCTCGCTGCCATCGCGGCTATGGCGGCCCTGTGA
- the cobT gene encoding nicotinate-nucleotide--dimethylbenzimidazole phosphoribosyltransferase yields MSIETEIQRIIDEKTKPPGSLGMLESLAFRIARIQNSLTPRLSRPRIVIFAGDHGVCAEGVSPYPSEVTAQMVKNFLAGGAAVNAFCRTSGIELEIVDAGVNADLTALAGLVHAKIKPGTENFTMAEAMSPRDLEDALAEGARAAVRAAKAGCNCIGFGEMGIGNTTSAAALMSAYTGYPVERCTGRGTGLDDRGLARKIEVIERGLAYHRDHLSDAKSILARMGGLEIAMIAGGILEARRRSMVILIDGFIASAAYLAASRIRSEVADNVIFCHLSDEQGHRLLLDHLDAKPLLNLSMRLGEGSGAAVAYPLLVNALAFFNEMASFSSAGVSGVDGAEDNEGEGQ; encoded by the coding sequence GTGAGCATTGAAACAGAGATTCAAAGGATTATTGATGAGAAGACCAAGCCTCCGGGCTCCCTGGGAATGCTGGAGTCGCTGGCCTTCCGGATCGCACGCATTCAAAATAGCCTCACCCCCCGGCTGAGCAGGCCCCGCATCGTGATATTCGCCGGAGACCACGGGGTCTGCGCAGAGGGAGTGAGCCCTTACCCCAGTGAGGTCACCGCTCAGATGGTGAAAAACTTTCTCGCCGGAGGTGCTGCGGTCAATGCGTTTTGCCGTACCAGCGGAATCGAACTGGAGATCGTCGATGCAGGAGTGAACGCCGATTTGACCGCTCTTGCCGGCCTGGTGCATGCCAAAATCAAGCCCGGCACGGAAAATTTTACCATGGCCGAGGCAATGAGCCCACGGGATCTGGAGGATGCCCTGGCCGAAGGTGCCCGGGCGGCAGTCCGGGCGGCAAAAGCCGGATGTAATTGCATCGGCTTCGGGGAAATGGGAATCGGTAACACCACTTCTGCGGCGGCTCTGATGAGCGCCTACACCGGTTACCCCGTTGAACGCTGCACCGGCCGGGGAACCGGCCTGGACGACCGTGGACTGGCACGGAAGATTGAGGTCATCGAGCGAGGGCTTGCCTACCACCGGGATCACCTAAGCGATGCGAAATCCATCCTCGCCCGCATGGGCGGACTGGAAATCGCCATGATTGCCGGCGGAATCCTTGAAGCCCGCCGCCGGTCCATGGTGATCCTCATCGACGGGTTCATCGCCTCCGCAGCTTACCTGGCGGCAAGCCGGATTCGCAGCGAGGTGGCGGACAACGTCATTTTCTGCCACTTGAGCGATGAGCAGGGTCACCGTCTCCTGCTGGATCATCTTGATGCCAAGCCCCTGCTGAATTTGAGCATGCGCCTGGGCGAAGGTTCCGGGGCGGCGGTGGCATATCCCCTCCTCGTGAACGCCCTGGCTTTTTTTAACGAAATGGCGAGCTTTTCTTCGGCGGGAGTCAGCGGTGTCGATGGAGCGGAAGATAACGAAGGGGAGGGGCAATGA
- a CDS encoding bifunctional adenosylcobinamide kinase/adenosylcobinamide-phosphate guanylyltransferase, translated as MRELTYISGGQRSGKSRYAQQLALGMSASPVYLATARIWDDEFRTRIQRHRSDRDERWRTVEIDRNISDLGRHLLPEGLHIDGEATSNSDRGITEAPDSPVILLDCITLWVTNFFSDAHGNMDSAMEQIIAEWDRFALLDIRAIVVSNEIGMGVMPDNELARKFADLQGFINQHIAGHAQRQILMLSGSALEIKGAPV; from the coding sequence ATGAGGGAACTCACCTATATATCCGGCGGCCAGCGCTCGGGCAAGAGCCGCTACGCCCAGCAGCTTGCGCTCGGCATGAGCGCCAGTCCGGTGTACTTGGCGACTGCCCGAATTTGGGATGATGAATTTCGCACACGGATCCAACGTCACCGGTCGGACCGGGACGAGCGCTGGAGAACGGTGGAGATTGACCGGAACATTTCCGATCTGGGCCGACATCTGCTGCCCGAGGGGTTGCATATCGATGGCGAGGCGACGTCGAACTCCGACCGGGGAATTACCGAAGCCCCCGATTCACCGGTAATTCTTCTGGACTGTATTACCCTCTGGGTGACGAACTTTTTCAGCGATGCCCATGGGAATATGGATAGCGCCATGGAACAAATCATTGCAGAATGGGATCGTTTTGCCCTCCTGGATATTCGGGCCATCGTGGTAAGCAATGAGATCGGCATGGGAGTGATGCCCGACAATGAGCTAGCCCGGAAATTCGCCGATTTGCAGGGATTTATCAATCAGCACATTGCCGGGCATGCTCAGCGCCAGATTCTTATGCTGTCCGGTTCTGCCCTGGAAATCAAAGGAGCGCCGGTGTGA